CCAATGTATGTATCAGGTCTAAGAAGTATGTGCTCAAGCTGTGACTTTTTCTGATAAGTCTTTTCTATACTACCCTTTTGGTTTTTGGGGGGTGTAGCGTCCTTAGTACCATTCTGTGGGccattgttaattttttgaaacattGACTGAAATCAAGTTTAACAAGTTATGAGAAATATTACACatgatataaattttcttttaatttcaaataaatacctaacaagaaataatgaataagtaaaattttaaattaaatattttatgccaTTATTAGACGTACATAGCTGAGATACAATATCAACTTCAGTATGATTCTCAGAAATTCAGTAACCAATATTTGTGTGGGTAATACTGATAAATTATTGGTgtatttatcaatataatgcCCGCCATATAATAGTCCAAGCATCATCCAATGCAAATTAAAGAAGTTGTAATCTAAAAACTCCGtgcatttaaattacatattcttattttacgaatcaaaaaaaggtatttaacatattaatgAGTAAAATGTAAGGCATTGTAATATTGTgccaaaaacaatttaataagaattgaCCGTTACTGATCAAAATGCCGCCAAGTCGGACCTCTTTACCTTTATATCAGCCATCTTGTAAGTTGTGCTTATAAATCGTACGCGATCAACGCGTTTCCAATTTAATTGCCTTGTCAACAAGACAATATTAGAGCAAATGCTAGTAACTTTtgcaaaataacatttttattcgatAAATTCGCAAAGTAACACGACCGTGAATAAATTGACAGAGACGCCAAGTTATTCATAAactataaagttaaaagtAAGTATTCATTCCAAGATCACCAATCAACACTTGTCTGTGACCGTACACAGCTAATATGATACTACTGacataaaggccgatttacattatcttagtgtttaggagagtgctttaggatagtactttagttgaaacatgtaaacgctacttgctttagtacggttctacttgactttcaagttgaatcaaaatagaatcgctttttatttctgtttcaagtgataccccACCCACGCCTGCGCACCCCCCGagatcttccctcgttgtgtgtaaagacgtaatttagtcaaatctttaggtgcataagtgccgtgaaacgcgtgcgtgtttttagatttttatagatggctaaatggtcggaagatacaactatcaaatttgtgtctgaatatgttgttcacgaatgtttgtggaacgttaaaaacaaaccggctaggcattcggcatacactgccttaaaagaagctattttgtttattatttatatttagtttattgatttcgaataaaatctcgtcttctatttgttccataactacagttagtattttgcgtagaatagagcgtatttgccgacgtcgttgcgcgttcattgtggcgctgtaatgatactctactggaagaaatgtaaacgttcactcgcaacgcactgaagcactaaagaacttgcctttcaacttgtactaaagcactctcctaaacactaagataatgtaaatcggccttaacaaACTTATAACCGTAAACTGGTGAGTGGTGACTTAAAACTTATTTGCAAAATCtaaaatgaaatgttaaaaaaagtaattattttttttttacttcaaatCACTGCTTCAccttcttaattatttttagcttaaactttattattgaattcGTTCGCTCTTGCGGCACAGCCAGCAATAATCGTTATCATCTTCCATGCCTAGAGTCAGTGTGGTTAATCGGTGTACGAAGCTCCAGACTCTCTAATATTCCTGCACTATGCGCTCTACATGTTAGGATTTTAAAATAGGTCCAGGAGTAATAGCTAGATTCCTCCATACCTGTAGCTGGGTGTATCCTACCAGACCCAAAACGAATAATGtcttatatataatgtaaatattgtaaggAAACTTGTTAAGTATTCGTTTAGCAACTGATTAGTACTTTTTTTTCGCGTGGGTTTTCAAGTGACGTGTATAAGAAACACACGCGTGACCTTACCTTGTTCTAATGTAAGAGATCGCTTGAAAGCTATAAGGCCACTGCTTGCCCTCCCAATTATTTAAGTGCTATAATTTTACTGGTTTTTAATGCAACATGGAGttaaataacttaacataaataaatttgaaacagaaactaatttttatttctaaatataaaattttgagaAATATTATAGCggattatgtaattttattcaatttcaatacttGTGAAACCTTTATGCTTtaggaatatttaaaatacaataaactttaattttagatgTGCCAGAATATTTAAGTGTGTGAAAGTAAAAATATCCAACTTTACGTTGGTGCGTTTTCATTGTCCTTTTTGTCTGTGGTCTTTATCTATAGACACAGACTTCGGATTATTAAGAATTGATAAAATTTCTCTAGTCTACTATTTTATTTGCTGTCAGCTGTTGAGTCCTTGAGTGTTTTGaaaggtctagataccaggccataaactccaaaaaaaaaaaaaaaaatgagtgttttgaatttttagatTGAGGTTATGTGTAGAATTTATAATGTGAATTTTGAATtccaaataaattctaaagaAGTAAACGATTAAGATGTTTTTACCATTTTCGTTTTCAATATTGAAACGAATAGCTATTTCCCTTCGACATTCTCcccaatattatatacataaaaataatggtCATAGATTTCGTTCCACTGTTAATAAACCGATACATGATGTTAATACCAAAGTAACGAAggatgtaattttatttaaatacgaaAACCCAAAGTATTTTAGGTATATGAATGTATTCGCTGTTGTGCAATACATATTTTGGTGCTATTTAGGAGTGTTTGCCTTAAAGAATTTGAGAGATGCTCCTGTGGATTCATCAATAATGAAGGATGAAGAAACTCCATGGTTTAGGAAAATCAATCTAGGTGAAAATAAGTACAAGAATACTTTAGGAGCTATAGCTCTTCTTGTCGGTAGGttgttatatatttctgttttaaatcacttatattataattttaagtagTTTTGCTACTGCTACAGTAAAATGTAAACATAGCTTTTTATTGCTTTGGcatttttatgatttgaatATAAATCTTAACAATGCTGTCTGATTTCTGCGAATTAAGTCAGATTGTCCCTAATTTTTTCCTTTCTCTCAGATGCTGGTGTACGTACAAGGCACtataatcatttataatttataacaatacaatattaacCAAATCTTAATTGTAGGTACTGGCTCACTGGGGATGATATGGATGTTTACACTTAAATCAGTTCGATATCTAATTCTCAACAAAGGTGGAAGACATCTTACCTTTGTAACTTACACACCTTTTGGAAAGAATAGAATTATGAAAGTTCCTTTAGAGAATGTATGTTGTAAAGAAGATAGGAAGTTTGCTAAAGTTCAACTTCCTCTAAAAGTTAAGAATCACTCTATGCATTATATGGTTGATATGCGGGGAGAATTCAAACATCCTTTGCTTTTTGATTCAACTGCTGGTCTCTCAAGAAAGTGGTAAACTATTCACCTCTCATGTCCTAAGCTTTAGCATTGAATTaggtataaatatgtaaataaatgttttatttgatactattttttatttgtctataTGGAGTGCCATTTTAGAATAACAATATGTAGCTATAACTTATCTAattgctaaaaaaataattaccttATAATT
This Pieris napi chromosome 16, ilPieNapi1.2, whole genome shotgun sequence DNA region includes the following protein-coding sequences:
- the LOC125057392 gene encoding transmembrane protein 223, translating into MFLPFSFSILKRIAISLRHSPQYYIHKNNGHRFRSTVNKPIHDVNTKVTKDVILFKYENPKYFRYMNVFAVVQYIFWCYLGVFALKNLRDAPVDSSIMKDEETPWFRKINLGENKYKNTLGAIALLVGTGSLGMIWMFTLKSVRYLILNKGGRHLTFVTYTPFGKNRIMKVPLENVCCKEDRKFAKVQLPLKVKNHSMHYMVDMRGEFKHPLLFDSTAGLSRKW